GGCGACTGGTCGCGGGCCCTCGAAGATCTTCTCGAGGTCGCGAATCTCGAGCCGTGGAACGTCTCCCTCGCGGACCGCGCCAATCGTCATCGGTCCGCCCACCGGAAGAACAGCCGACCCAGTGCCTTCATGGTCTGGTCCGTGACCAGCCCCAGGATTCCCAGCACGATGAGGTAGCCGATGATGATGTCCGTTTCGAAGTAGCGAGGCGCGAGGTTTATCCGGTAACCGAGCCCCGAGGTGGCTGCCACGAGCTCGGCGAGAACCACCCACGTCCAGGCCCATCCGAGCGAGATCCGCAAGGTGTCCCAGATTCCCGGTGCCGCCGACGGGGCCACGATTCGGGCCAGGATTGCGCCGTCGCGCATCCCCAGGGTCCGCCCGATGTTGACAAGGTCAAGGGGGACGCGCTTGACGTTGTCCATTATCAGGAGGACTTCTTGGAAGAACGTTCCGATGAACACGATGGCGAACTTCTGGGTATCGTCGATGCCGATCCAGACGATGGTCAGCGGGACGAAACCGACGACCGGCATATAGCGCACGAAGTCGATGAAGGGCTCGATGAGGGCTTCCGCGAACCGGTACGTCCCGATGAGGATGCCCATCGGGACAGCAATGACGGTCGCGAGGACGAAGCCCACGATGATCCGCCAGACGGACACCGAGATGTCGGACCAGAGCGTGCCGTCGGCGGCGAGCCTGCCGAGCCGATCGAGGACCTCGATCGGGCCCGGCAGGAACAACACCGGAGCAAGGTTCAATGCCCGAATCAGGAGCCACACCGCGATCAATGCGGCGAATGCGAGCACAGCTGTCCCCACGTAGCCGCGAACGGTGATCGTGCCGCCAATCGCGAATGCGGGGTGCCGCCGGCGCCCGGCTGATGCCGGGTCGACGCCGGAACGGGAATCGGCGGGTCCGCTCACCGGTGAATCCCGGGCGCGGTGACCGTCAAGGGGCGACGGCGAGAATGAAGCTCGTGTTCATGACCTTCGTTTCGTCGACTGGCTTGGTGATGATTCCCGCGTCGGTGGCGATCTTCTTCACCTCGGTCAGCGTCTTGAGGTAGGCGCCGCCGGTCATGAGCTGCTTCGCCTCGTCCAGGCTGTAGATCTGTACGCCTTCGAAGGCGGTCTTGAGGTCACCGGGGTTAGCGCCAACGGCCTTCTCGATGATCGCCTGACCGTCGGTCGGGTTCGTGCGAAGATAGGCGACGGAGTCGCCCCAGGTCTTGAGGAGGGCGTCCACCTGGCCCGGATGGCTTGCGAGGTAGTCGTTCCGGACCACGAACACGTCCCCGATGAGACCGGGCTCCTGGGCCGCCTTATAGATCAGCTTGAAGCTGCTGTCCTGCTGGAGCGCGGTCGTGAGGTAGGGCTCATACGTGACGGCGACGTCCACCTTCTTGGTAATGGCGAGGATCCCCGCCTGGGCTGCTGGCGTCGGCACCTTGACGATGTCATTGATCGTCATCCCGTTCTGGGATAGGGCGTACCGCAGCAGGATGTCCGACGTCGTGCCTTCTTCGTAGGCGACCTTCTTGCCCTTCATATCGGCGATCGAGTTGATGCCTGGGCCGGCGAGAATCGCGTCGGCGGCATTGGACTGGTCGAGGAGGAGAACGATCGTGATGGGAGTCCCTTGGGAGATCAGACGCAACGCGGTGTGAGTCGCGATGTTGGCACCGTCGAGCTGCCCCGAGACGAGAGCTGCGTTGATTTGGTCGTCCGTGTCGAAGCTCGTCACCTTCGCCGTCAGGCCATTCTGCGCGAACAGGCCCTTGCTCATGGCGATCCACCAGGGGCCGTAACCAAGCCACGGTTCGGTGCCCATCCGAAAGGTGCCGGCTTCGGGGCTCGGGAGTGCGGACGAGACGGCCGACGGCGCCGAAGACGCGCTCGACGCGGCCGCTGGCGAAACCGTCCCCGGGGCCGTGCTCGGACTCGGCGATACCGCGCCTGAGCACGCAGCGATGAGTAGCGCGAGGCCCGCGGTGAGTGAGACGACGACCCTAGGGCGCTGGTTCCGAACCTGAGCGACGGCCATGGTGACCTCCTCCACGATCTGTCTCGCAAGCGAAACGCGGCTGGCGGTGACGTTGGAGACACTACGGGGACGGGCACGTCTTCACAACAGTGAGCAGGACATATGTGTCCTGAATATCAGACCCTGCAGGCTCTAGGCCGCGCTGCCAGCTTGCCGCCACGCACAATCGCCACTAGTGTGGTTGTGTCGCCTAAGGGCACCTGTCCTGCCGGTGGGACTCGGAATCCTGGCGGCAGCATCCTCGTCTCACATCGGCTCGACTCTGGGATACCCATCTGTACGGAGGCGCGCAGGCGTGACAGCTCAAAGAACGCTGCGGGGCACGGCGCTCCCGGGCGCCCGGCCCGTCCGCGCTCCGCGCGGCTCCGAGCTGACGTGCCGCGGCTGGCAGCAGGAGGCCGCGCTGCGGATGCTCATGAACAACCTCGACCCGGAGGTGGCCGAGGATCCCGACGCGCTCGTCGTCTACGGCGGCACGGGGCGGGCCGCTCGAAGCTGGGAGGCGTTCGACGCGATCGTCCGGGAGCTCCGCTCGCTCGCCGACGACGAGACCCTCCTCGTCCAGAGCGGCAAACCGGTCGGTGTCTTCCGGACGAACGAATGGGCGCCCCGGGTCCTCATCGCGAACTCGAACCTCGTCGGCCGATGGGCGACTTGGGAGACGTTCCGCGAGCTCGAGCGGGCCGGTCTCACGATGTACGGCCAGATGACCGCCGGCTCGTGGATCTACATCGGGACGCAGGGGATCCTCCAGGGCACGTACGAGACGTTCGCGGAGCTGGCGCGGCAGCACTTCGGCGGGACGCTCCGCGGACGGGTCGTCCTCACCGCCGGGCTCGGCGGGATGGGCGGCGCGCAGCCGCTCTCGGTGACGATGAACGACGGTGTCTGCCTCGCGGTCGAGGTCGACGAGGCGCGAGCCCGCCGGCGCCTCGAGATCGGCTATGTGGACCGGCTCACGGCGTCCGTCGACGAGGGGCTCCGCTGGGCGCGCGAGGCGGCGGTGAACGGGCGAGCGCTGTCCGTCGCCCTCGTCGGGAACGCGGCGGAGGTCGAGCCGGACCTGGTCAGACGCGGCGAACGGTTCGATGTCGTCACGGACCAGACGTCCGCGCACGACGCGCTCGGCGGGTACGTGCCGGCCGAGATCGCGCTCGCAGACGCGCTCGCCCTGCGTTCCGCCCAGCCGGAGGTCTACCTCCGCCGGTCGGTCGCGTCGATGGCGGACCACGTCCGGGCGATGCTCGCGTTCCAGGCCGCCGGCTCGATCGTCTTCGACTACGGGAACAACCTCCGGGCGATGGCGCAGGAGGGCGGCGTCGAGGACGCGTTCGCCTATCCCGGGTTCGTGCCAGCATTCATCCGCCCCCAGTTCTGCGAGGGACGCGGGCCGTTCCGCTGGGTGGCGCTGTCCGGCGATGCGGCGGACATCCTCGCGACGGACCGCGCGATCCTCTCGCTGTTCCCGGACGATGCCGGCCTCCGCCGATGGATCGAGATGGCCGAGGCGAAGGTTCCCTTTCAGGGCCTGCCGGCGCGGATCTGCTGGCTCGGCTACGGCGAACGGGCGAAGGCGGGCGCCGCGTTCAACGAGCTCGTCCGGTCCGGCGAAGTCGCCGCGCCGATCGTCATCGGCCGCGATCACCTCGACGCCGGGTCCGTCGCCTCGCCGAACCGCGAGACGGAGGCGATGCGCGACGGGTCGGACGCGATCGCGGACTGGCCGCTCCTCAACGCGCTCGTCAACACGGCCGCCGGTGCGACGTGGGTCTCGATCCATCACGGCGGCGGAACCGGGATCGGCTACTCCGAGCATGCGGGCATGGTCGTCGTGGCGGACGGCACGGAACTCGCGCGACGGAAGCTCGAGCGGGTGCTGACGACTGACCCCGGGATGGGGGTCATCCGCCACGCCGACGCCGGGTACGAGCGTGCGCTCGAGGTCGCCCGCGAGCGCGGGGTCCGGGTTCCGATGGTCGATCGAGGCTGACGGCCGAGGCGAGCGCGGGCACCGTGAGGGCGCCGCGTCGGGCTCCGGTTGCCGGTCGGGCGGTGGGTCGGGCCGTCTACGCACCGGGTGCGTCGTATAGTCGACCTCCTGCGCATCAAGAGGCAGTGAGGGCGGGTCAGCCGCCCCGCCCGAGCACGATTGTGCGGCGGGCAACGCCGCGGCGGTCGCCCCGGTCGTTCGAGTGCTCCACGAGTCGCTCCTACCACGCACCTGGCGCGTATCCGATGCGAGGCGCGGCCGGATGCGGGCTCGGCCGGATGCGGGGGCGCACCTGGCGTCGGGTGCCGCTGGATGCTGGGCGGTGCGGCTCCCGATGCGGGGTCCGGCTGCCGGTCGGGTGCGGCTGCCCGTCGGGCTATTCGCGATCGGGGACGATCGTCGGTTCCCCCTGCCCGGCGTGGACGAGGTCGGAGGCGGATCCCCCGGCGATCTCGGCGGCGCCGGCGTCCTCAGCTCGTTCCGGGATCCGCCGCAGGCCCGGCACCGGTGAGAACAGCAGCGGCACGAACGGCGTGAAGCCGAGGATGGTCCCGATCCAGATCCCGGCATGCGTCCCGAGCGCTGATGCGAGGACGCCTCCGATGAGCGACCCGATCGGGACCGTGCCCCAGACGAGGAACCGCATGGTGCCGTTGAGCCGGCCGAGAAGGCGCTCCGGGGTGATCGCCTGCCGGAGGCTCACCTGGTTGACGTTGTAGATGACGGCGAACATCCCGCCGAGGAACGAAGCCGCAGCGAGCAGCGGCACGGCCGTGCCCGGTGAGGCGATGGGGATGAGGAGGCCTGCCGGTCCCGTGAGGGCGGCCGAGATCACGATCGTCCGGCCGACACCGATCCAGGCGGCGAACCGGTTCGCAAGGAGTGCGCCGGCCAGGACCCCGAACCCGCCTGCGCCGCCGATGAGGCCGACCTGCGCCGGAACGAGGCTGAGATCGCGGTAGAGGTAGATCGCGAACACCGCGAAGACGATGTTGGAGAAGAGATTCGAGGTACTCGTGCTGGCGGCGATGCCCCGGAGGTACGGATTGCCGAGGACGTACCGGAGGCCCTCGCCGATCTCGCGGCGCATCCCCTCCCGCGGTAGCGCGACCGCGGCCGCCGCGATCGCGCCTGCTGGGCTCCCGCCCGTCGCGACCGCTGTGCTCCTGTCGGCCGCGGCCTCCCCGCCCGTCGCGACCGCGCCGGCCGCGACCCGCGGGGCTTCCACGGCCCTGATCCGCGCGATGAGGAGCGCCGAGCCGACGAAGCTCGCCGCGTCGACGATCACCGCGAACGGCGCCGTCAGGAGCGCGACGATGCCGCCGCCCATGGGCTGGCCGAGGATCTGGGCGGACGAGGCGCTCACCTGGAGCTTCGCGTTGCCCTCGACAAGGTCGTCGCGCGCGACGACCGTCGGCAGGTAGGACTGGTCCGCCACGTCGAAGAAGACCGTGCAGACGCCGTTCACGAAGCCGACGACGAACAGTTGCCAGATCGTCAGGGCGCCGAGGGCGTCGGCGAGCGGGATGCTCACGAGCATCGCTGCTCGACCGAGATCGCCGGCGATGAGGAGGCGGCGCCGCGGCAGGCGATCGACCCAGACCCCAGCCGGCAGGGTGAAGAGGATCCACGGAAGGAATTCGATCGTGGTGAGGAGGGCGACTTCGAACGGCGTCGCCCGAAGGACGAGGACGGCGATGACCGGGATGGCGATCTGGGTCACCTGCGTGCCGAACAGGCTCACCGTCGACGCGGTCCAGTAGCGTCGATAGTCCGCATGTCGGAGCACGCCGAGACGAGCGCTGGGCATCGGGACGGGCCTCCCTCGCTGACGGGCTGACGCACGGCGCGGCCCGTCTCGGACGTGTCACGATACGACAGATGCAGCTCATCGAATCCGTCCCGAACATCAGCGAAGGCCGCCGTCCCGACGTCGTCGACCGCCTCGTCGCGGCTGTCGTGTCCGTCCCGGGCGTTCACCTGCTCGATCGCACGAGTGACGCGAGTCATAACCGGAGCGTCCTCACGATGGCCGGCGACAGCGACGCGGTGTGCACCGCGCTCGAGCGGCTCATCGCCGGGGCGATCGCCGAGATCGACATGGCGCGGCATGCTGGCGAACACCCGCGCATCGGGGCGGTGGATGTCATCCCGTTCGTGCCGCTCGGCGAGTCGACGCTCGAGGATTGCGTCGAGCTCGCCCGGGGCTTCGGTCGGCGGATCGCCGAGCGGTTCGACCTGCCGGTCTACCTCTATGCGGCGGCGGCCACCCGGTCCGACCGGGTGAGGCTCGCCGACGTCCGCCGAGGCCAGTACGAGGGCCTTCGCACGGAGATCGGGCAGGCCGGTCGCGAACCGGATTTCGGTCCCGCGCGGATCCATCCACGAGCGGGCGCGGTCGCCGTCGGCGCCCGGCCGTTCCTCATCGCCTACAACATCAACCTTGCGAGCCACGATCTCGAGCTCGCCAAGCGGATCGCGCGCCGCGTCCGGGAGTCGGGCGGCGGCCTGCCGCGGCTCCAGGCGAACGGCTTCGAGGTCCACGAGCCGGAGCGCGGTCACGAGCGTCGGGCGCAGGTCTCGATGAACCTCCTCGATTTCACGGTCACCCCGCTCTGGCTCGTCTGGGAGACCGTCCGCGATGAGGCGGCGAACGACGGGATCGCGCTCGCCGAGTCGGAGCTCATCGGACTCGCCCCGCTCGCCTCGTTCCTCGCGGTCGCCGATCGAGCCGGGGTGGATCCGCAACAGCCGACCACGGAGCGGTTGGCCGGCGCCGCGCGGTTCCTTCGCCTCCGCGACTTCTCGCCGCTCCAGACGCTCGAGCTTCGGCTGGAGGCGGCGCAGGGTGGGTCGGCCGCCGCCGACGCAGGAGCCGTGCCCCCAGGAGCGTCGGACCCCGGCGCGAGGTGAATCTCCGCGTTCTTCCGGGTGGGCGCGGCGAGGTGGCGACGTCCGGCATCCTCATCGTGGGGGCAGCGCAGGTCGCGACGCTCGCCGGCGGGCTGCGGCGGGGCGGAAGCCAGGGCCGACTGGCGCTCCTCTCCATCGACGACGTGGGCCGCACCGGCCGGGATCGCGCCAGGGACGAGCGCCGGGCGCCGGTGGTCGCCACCTGGGAGAGCCGGATCGTCAGCGTGGGGCCACGGGCGCGGGTCGAGCGCGAGCTCGCGGACGGCGGCTACCCGATGGCACGGTTCGCCGTGATCGACGCGACCGGCGGCGTCGTGACCCCGGGCCTCGTGGACTCCCACACCCACCTGCTGTTCGCCGGCACGCGCGAGCGCGAGCTCCTGCTCCGGCAGGCCGGAGCCGGATACCTCGAGATCCTCGAGGCCGGGGGTGGGATCCTCTCGACGGTCGCCGCGACGCGCGCTGCCTCGGACGACGCGCTCGCGGCGCACGGGCGTCGCT
The sequence above is drawn from the Chloroflexota bacterium genome and encodes:
- the ftcD gene encoding glutamate formimidoyltransferase; protein product: MQLIESVPNISEGRRPDVVDRLVAAVVSVPGVHLLDRTSDASHNRSVLTMAGDSDAVCTALERLIAGAIAEIDMARHAGEHPRIGAVDVIPFVPLGESTLEDCVELARGFGRRIAERFDLPVYLYAAAATRSDRVRLADVRRGQYEGLRTEIGQAGREPDFGPARIHPRAGAVAVGARPFLIAYNINLASHDLELAKRIARRVRESGGGLPRLQANGFEVHEPERGHERRAQVSMNLLDFTVTPLWLVWETVRDEAANDGIALAESELIGLAPLASFLAVADRAGVDPQQPTTERLAGAARFLRLRDFSPLQTLELRLEAAQGGSAAADAGAVPPGASDPGAR
- a CDS encoding MFS transporter yields the protein MPSARLGVLRHADYRRYWTASTVSLFGTQVTQIAIPVIAVLVLRATPFEVALLTTIEFLPWILFTLPAGVWVDRLPRRRLLIAGDLGRAAMLVSIPLADALGALTIWQLFVVGFVNGVCTVFFDVADQSYLPTVVARDDLVEGNAKLQVSASSAQILGQPMGGGIVALLTAPFAVIVDAASFVGSALLIARIRAVEAPRVAAGAVATGGEAAADRSTAVATGGSPAGAIAAAAVALPREGMRREIGEGLRYVLGNPYLRGIAASTSTSNLFSNIVFAVFAIYLYRDLSLVPAQVGLIGGAGGFGVLAGALLANRFAAWIGVGRTIVISAALTGPAGLLIPIASPGTAVPLLAAASFLGGMFAVIYNVNQVSLRQAITPERLLGRLNGTMRFLVWGTVPIGSLIGGVLASALGTHAGIWIGTILGFTPFVPLLFSPVPGLRRIPERAEDAGAAEIAGGSASDLVHAGQGEPTIVPDRE
- the hutU gene encoding urocanate hydratase; translation: MRGTALPGARPVRAPRGSELTCRGWQQEAALRMLMNNLDPEVAEDPDALVVYGGTGRAARSWEAFDAIVRELRSLADDETLLVQSGKPVGVFRTNEWAPRVLIANSNLVGRWATWETFRELERAGLTMYGQMTAGSWIYIGTQGILQGTYETFAELARQHFGGTLRGRVVLTAGLGGMGGAQPLSVTMNDGVCLAVEVDEARARRRLEIGYVDRLTASVDEGLRWAREAAVNGRALSVALVGNAAEVEPDLVRRGERFDVVTDQTSAHDALGGYVPAEIALADALALRSAQPEVYLRRSVASMADHVRAMLAFQAAGSIVFDYGNNLRAMAQEGGVEDAFAYPGFVPAFIRPQFCEGRGPFRWVALSGDAADILATDRAILSLFPDDAGLRRWIEMAEAKVPFQGLPARICWLGYGERAKAGAAFNELVRSGEVAAPIVIGRDHLDAGSVASPNRETEAMRDGSDAIADWPLLNALVNTAAGATWVSIHHGGGTGIGYSEHAGMVVVADGTELARRKLERVLTTDPGMGVIRHADAGYERALEVARERGVRVPMVDRG
- a CDS encoding ABC transporter permease, with product MGGTITVRGYVGTAVLAFAALIAVWLLIRALNLAPVLFLPGPIEVLDRLGRLAADGTLWSDISVSVWRIIVGFVLATVIAVPMGILIGTYRFAEALIEPFIDFVRYMPVVGFVPLTIVWIGIDDTQKFAIVFIGTFFQEVLLIMDNVKRVPLDLVNIGRTLGMRDGAILARIVAPSAAPGIWDTLRISLGWAWTWVVLAELVAATSGLGYRINLAPRYFETDIIIGYLIVLGILGLVTDQTMKALGRLFFRWADR
- a CDS encoding ABC transporter substrate-binding protein, with translation MAVAQVRNQRPRVVVSLTAGLALLIAACSGAVSPSPSTAPGTVSPAAASSASSAPSAVSSALPSPEAGTFRMGTEPWLGYGPWWIAMSKGLFAQNGLTAKVTSFDTDDQINAALVSGQLDGANIATHTALRLISQGTPITIVLLLDQSNAADAILAGPGINSIADMKGKKVAYEEGTTSDILLRYALSQNGMTINDIVKVPTPAAQAGILAITKKVDVAVTYEPYLTTALQQDSSFKLIYKAAQEPGLIGDVFVVRNDYLASHPGQVDALLKTWGDSVAYLRTNPTDGQAIIEKAVGANPGDLKTAFEGVQIYSLDEAKQLMTGGAYLKTLTEVKKIATDAGIITKPVDETKVMNTSFILAVAP